Proteins co-encoded in one Grus americana isolate bGruAme1 chromosome 12, bGruAme1.mat, whole genome shotgun sequence genomic window:
- the ITGB1BP2 gene encoding integrin beta-1-binding protein 2, translating to MASLCYNKGCGQRFDPEHNTKDSCLYHPGVPIFHDALKGWSCCKKRTTDFSEFLSIKGCTKGFHSKEKPPVPVGQEEASDKLKAKPVEELIMQRPKSAEKMQQERPSFDEPRQLLPIKVSRSLEQALQKLNLSSKDKVPEGSCAGEAAAQVRAGTICKNAACKAIYQGPESNTEVCTFHPGVPVFHEGMKYWSCCGVKTTDFSAFLEQLGCSSGQHCWTGKGDKKAVLCRQDWHQTSSQVVVTVYAKNPLPALSSVKANHTVLEVHIIFEGNKIFQTELDLWGVIKIEKSFVNMVPTKVEITLCKASPGSWARLELPQSRLHSCGEQEKEAANAEEPGAVQEEDSDDSLSWSEEDEELEMRTLSI from the exons ATGGCGTCGCTGTGCTACAACAAAGGCTGTGGGCAGAGGTTTGATCCTGAGCACAACACCAAGG aTTCCTGCCTGTATCATCCAGGTGTCCCCATCTTCCACGATGCCCTGAAG GGCTGGTCTTGTTGCAAGAAACGCACAACGGACTTCTCTGAGTTCCTCTCCATAAAG GGATGCACAAAGGGGTTTCACAGCAAGGAGAAGCCCCCTGTGCCTGTTGGCCAAGAGGAGGCCTCAGACAAGCTGAAGGCCAAACCAGTGGAGGAGCTCATAATGCAAAGACCAAAATCAGCTGAGAAGATGCAGCAGGAAAGACCAAG CTTTGATGAGCCAAGACAACTGCTGCCGATTAAAGTATCCAGGTCTCTGGAGCAAGCTCTGCAGAAACTGAACCTGTCCTCCAAGGACAAAGTACCTGAGGGCAGTTGTGCAG GGGAAGCGGCTGCCCAGGTGAGAGCTGGCACCATCTGCAAGAATGCAGCCTGCAAGGCG ATCTACCAGGGCCCAGAGAGCAACACAGAGGTTTGTACTTTCCATCCTGGTGTTCCTGTCTTCCATGAGGG GATGAAGTACTGGAGCTGCTGTGGAGTCAAAACGACAGACTTCAGCGCCTTCCTggagcagctgggctgcagcagtggGCAGCACTGCTGGACAGGGAAGGGG GACAAGAAGGCGGTGTTGTGCCGGCAGGACTGGCACCAAACCAGCAGCCAGGTGGTAGTGACGGTCTATGCCAAGaaccccctgcctgccctcagcaGCGTGAAAGCCAACCACACTGTG CTTGAGGTTCACATCATCTTTGAAGGGAATAAGATTTTCCAGACAGAACTGGATCTCTGGGGG GTCATCAAAATAGAGAAGAGCTTTGTGAACATGGTCCCTACCAAGGTGGAGATCACACTTTGCAAAGCCAGCCCTGGCTCCTGGGCCAGGCTGGAGCTCCCTCAAAGCAGGTTGCACTCTTGTGGcgagcaggagaaggaggctGCCAATGCAGAGGAGCCTGGGGCAGTGCAGGAGGAAGACTCAGATGACAGCTTGAGTTGGTcggaggaagatgaggagttGGAGATGAGAACACTGAGCATCTGA